A genomic segment from Amycolatopsis camponoti encodes:
- a CDS encoding response regulator: MGAAGAAVTPAGVFVVDDHPVVRDGVTLLLRSDPCLTVIGSAESGRLAIERVASLAPDLILLDLRLPDMLAPEVVTELRRVHPEGKIVVFTAHGDHQGVLAALESGAHGCLLKDAAGAQLVTELRRVLRGERVVDPRILPDAGQRSDALARSGLTRREYEVLRLAAQGQTNPEIAESTGLARNTVKTYLQSALHKLGARNRVEAIGKASEAGLL, encoded by the coding sequence GTGGGTGCCGCTGGTGCGGCCGTGACCCCCGCCGGCGTCTTCGTCGTCGACGACCACCCGGTGGTCCGCGACGGCGTGACACTGCTGCTGCGCTCGGACCCGTGCCTGACCGTGATCGGCTCGGCGGAGTCCGGGCGGCTGGCGATCGAGCGGGTGGCATCGCTGGCCCCCGATCTGATCCTGCTCGACCTGCGGCTGCCGGACATGCTCGCGCCGGAGGTCGTCACCGAGCTGCGCCGGGTGCATCCCGAGGGCAAGATCGTGGTGTTCACCGCGCACGGCGACCACCAGGGCGTGCTGGCCGCGCTGGAGTCGGGCGCGCACGGCTGCCTGCTCAAGGACGCCGCGGGCGCACAGCTGGTCACCGAGCTGCGGCGGGTACTGCGCGGCGAACGCGTCGTCGACCCGCGGATCCTCCCGGACGCCGGGCAGCGCTCGGACGCACTGGCCCGCAGCGGCCTGACTCGCCGCGAGTACGAGGTGCTGCGACTGGCCGCCCAGGGCCAGACGAACCCGGAGATCGCGGAGTCGACGGGCCTGGCGCGGAACACGGTGAAGACGTACCTGCAGTCGGCGCTGCACAAGCTGGGCGCCCGCAACCGCGTCGAGGCCATCGGCAAGGCCAGCGAGGCCGGCTTGCTCTGA
- a CDS encoding PadR family transcriptional regulator, protein MWIEILLLSKLAREPMHGYELRKAVEASTGHTLSNNSLYPTLRRFVDAAAVSRSAEEQETKPPRHVYTITDVGRELLHDMLADFPAELALSEEEFLARVGSFSRLDRDERARVLDVRKQALTAEHARLTGLAAGQADPWGRAALRHVLGKFDAELRWLADLETELRRDA, encoded by the coding sequence GTGTGGATCGAGATCCTCTTGCTGTCGAAGCTGGCCCGCGAGCCGATGCACGGCTACGAACTGCGCAAAGCCGTGGAGGCGTCGACGGGCCACACCTTGTCGAACAACTCGCTCTACCCGACGCTGCGGCGCTTCGTCGACGCCGCCGCGGTGAGCCGCAGCGCGGAGGAGCAGGAGACGAAACCGCCGCGGCACGTCTACACGATCACCGACGTCGGACGCGAACTGCTGCACGACATGCTCGCGGACTTCCCGGCCGAGCTAGCGCTCAGCGAGGAGGAGTTCCTCGCGCGCGTCGGCAGCTTCAGCCGGCTGGACCGGGACGAACGCGCCCGCGTGCTCGACGTGCGGAAACAGGCGCTGACCGCCGAGCACGCCCGGCTCACCGGGCTCGCCGCCGGCCAGGCCGACCCGTGGGGCCGCGCGGCGCTGCGCCACGTGCTCGGGAAGTTCGACGCCGAGCTGCGCTGGCTCGCCGACCTCGAAACCGAACTGAGGAGAGACGCATGA
- a CDS encoding polyprenyl synthetase family protein — translation MTTQEDLSAGEIMAWGRDLVTPALRVAVKRLPTEMADLAAHHFGWSTGGDGGKAVRATLALLAAEAVGARPADALDAAVAVELVHNFSLLHDDIMDGDRTRRHRPTAWVAFGVPAAILAGDALLALAGQVLAESDGPLAGPGPGWLAEALLALVEGQNADLNLAGRERAGLAECVEMAAGKTAALLAASCALGACAGGADPARTAALKEFGGHLGLAFQLVDDLLGIWGDPAVTGKPVRADLAARKKSLPVVAALNAGGPAARELAERYASPEPFGEAEEIAVAALVERAGGREWARAESRRRLAAALAALAEARPVPRAADRLTRIARLVVDRDR, via the coding sequence ATGACGACGCAGGAAGACCTTTCCGCCGGGGAGATCATGGCGTGGGGACGGGACCTGGTGACGCCGGCGCTGCGCGTCGCCGTGAAGCGCTTGCCGACGGAGATGGCCGACCTGGCCGCGCACCACTTCGGCTGGAGCACCGGCGGGGACGGCGGCAAGGCGGTCCGGGCGACCCTGGCGCTGCTGGCCGCGGAAGCGGTCGGCGCGCGGCCGGCCGACGCGCTGGACGCGGCCGTCGCCGTCGAGCTCGTGCACAACTTTTCCCTGCTGCACGACGACATCATGGACGGCGACCGGACGCGGCGGCACCGGCCCACCGCCTGGGTGGCCTTCGGGGTCCCGGCGGCGATCCTCGCCGGGGACGCGCTGCTGGCGCTGGCCGGGCAGGTGCTCGCCGAAAGCGACGGCCCGCTGGCCGGGCCCGGGCCCGGGTGGCTGGCCGAAGCGCTGCTCGCCCTCGTCGAGGGGCAGAACGCGGACCTGAACCTGGCCGGGCGTGAACGGGCGGGGCTGGCGGAGTGCGTCGAAATGGCCGCGGGCAAGACCGCGGCGCTGCTGGCCGCCTCCTGCGCGCTCGGCGCCTGCGCGGGCGGCGCCGACCCCGCGCGTACCGCCGCGCTGAAGGAGTTCGGCGGTCACCTGGGGCTCGCCTTCCAGCTGGTCGACGACCTGCTCGGGATCTGGGGCGACCCGGCGGTCACCGGGAAGCCGGTCCGCGCCGACCTCGCGGCCCGCAAGAAGTCCCTGCCGGTGGTGGCCGCGTTGAACGCCGGCGGGCCGGCCGCGCGCGAGCTGGCCGAGCGCTACGCCTCCCCGGAGCCGTTCGGCGAAGCGGAGGAGATCGCGGTGGCCGCGCTCGTCGAGCGGGCGGGTGGCCGGGAGTGGGCCCGAGCCGAGTCCCGGCGCCGCCTCGCGGCCGCACTGGCGGCGCTGGCCGAAGCCCGCCCGGTGCCCCGCGCCGCCGACCGGCTGACCCGCATCGCGCGGCTCGTCGTCGACCGGGACCGCTGA
- a CDS encoding ferredoxin translates to MKITVDTDSCVSSGQCVLLAPGTFDQDEESGTVVVLSEEPADGEEEAVRQAELTCPAAAIRLTG, encoded by the coding sequence GTGAAGATCACGGTGGACACCGACAGCTGCGTCTCCTCCGGACAGTGCGTCCTGCTGGCGCCGGGGACGTTCGACCAGGACGAGGAGTCCGGCACCGTCGTCGTCCTGTCGGAGGAACCGGCGGACGGCGAGGAGGAGGCGGTCCGGCAGGCGGAGCTGACCTGCCCGGCCGCCGCGATCCGGCTCACCGGGTAG
- a CDS encoding cytochrome P450 has product MTTTEQTPRLPFTRANALAIAPDYEALRRQSPISRVLTPAGDPAWLVTSYEEAKEVFRDKRFGRSHPAPEQASRISNAAIQDGPSGDFETEEAEHKRMRRMLAPAFSAPRMRALGDRIAELTDRCLDDLQAAHDAAPGEPVDLTDFLAFPLPVLVICELLGVPYADREKFRGLSERIARMDGGADAQAAMTEFKAYMTELADAKRADPRPDVISDMVAVQADDPTFTDDDLARMGAGLLFAGHETTSTRIAMGTLFLLSDTARRDRFAADPDGEVNQTIEEILRLTATSGTGLLRYAHEDVEVAGTRIMRGDAVLISSDAANRDAAVFADPDEFDPTRTPNVHLAFGTGAHVCIGANLARTELRTVFPKLFSRFPGLRLAAGIDEIPVRVNRVAGGVDAVPVTW; this is encoded by the coding sequence ATGACCACCACCGAACAGACGCCTCGCCTCCCCTTCACGCGGGCTAACGCGCTCGCCATCGCGCCGGACTACGAAGCCCTCCGCCGTCAGTCGCCGATCAGCCGGGTGCTCACCCCGGCCGGCGACCCGGCGTGGCTCGTGACGTCGTACGAAGAGGCCAAGGAAGTCTTCCGCGACAAGCGTTTCGGCCGTTCGCACCCCGCGCCGGAGCAGGCGTCGCGGATCTCGAACGCCGCGATCCAGGACGGCCCGAGCGGCGACTTCGAGACCGAGGAAGCCGAGCACAAGCGGATGCGCCGGATGCTCGCGCCCGCGTTCTCCGCGCCGCGCATGCGCGCCCTCGGCGACCGGATCGCCGAGCTGACCGACCGCTGCCTCGACGACCTGCAGGCCGCGCACGACGCCGCCCCGGGTGAGCCGGTCGACCTGACCGACTTCCTCGCGTTCCCCTTGCCGGTGCTGGTGATCTGCGAGCTGCTCGGCGTGCCGTACGCCGACCGCGAGAAGTTCCGCGGCCTGTCCGAGCGCATCGCGAGGATGGACGGCGGCGCAGACGCGCAGGCGGCCATGACCGAGTTCAAGGCCTACATGACGGAATTGGCCGACGCGAAGCGCGCGGACCCGCGGCCCGACGTCATCTCCGACATGGTCGCGGTCCAGGCCGACGACCCCACGTTCACCGACGACGACCTCGCCCGGATGGGCGCCGGCCTGCTGTTCGCCGGCCACGAGACGACGTCGACCCGGATCGCGATGGGCACGCTGTTCCTGCTCAGCGACACCGCCCGCCGCGACCGCTTCGCCGCCGACCCCGATGGCGAGGTGAACCAGACGATCGAGGAGATCCTGCGGCTGACCGCGACCAGCGGCACCGGCCTGCTGCGCTACGCCCACGAAGACGTCGAGGTCGCCGGGACGCGCATCATGCGCGGCGACGCCGTGCTCATCTCGAGCGACGCGGCCAACCGCGACGCGGCGGTGTTCGCCGACCCGGACGAGTTCGACCCCACCCGCACGCCGAACGTCCACCTCGCCTTCGGCACCGGCGCGCACGTCTGCATCGGCGCCAACCTCGCGCGCACCGAGCTGCGCACGGTGTTCCCCAAGCTGTTCTCGCGCTTCCCCGGCCTGCGGCTCGCGGCCGGGATCGACGAGATCCCGGTGCGCGTCAACCGCGTCGCCGGCGGGGTCGACGCCGTTCCCGTGACGTGGTGA
- a CDS encoding ferredoxin produces the protein MSWHVEVDEHTCIGSGMCAALMPEVFKLDGAVAETVVSDVDGDETVLDAADSCPAMAITVTDGGREIGPRP, from the coding sequence ATGAGCTGGCACGTGGAAGTCGATGAACACACCTGCATCGGTTCGGGGATGTGCGCCGCGCTGATGCCGGAGGTGTTCAAGCTGGACGGCGCGGTCGCGGAGACGGTGGTTTCGGACGTGGACGGCGACGAAACGGTGCTGGACGCGGCGGACTCGTGCCCGGCGATGGCGATCACCGTGACCGACGGCGGTCGCGAGATCGGCCCGCGTCCCTAG
- a CDS encoding GAF domain-containing sensor histidine kinase — translation MTAKEHVAEYSAVLGELLREREKLLGTLDRVAALHGTARLVRETVGAKAGFVAELDRPGLAVIRWMSGTRTDSLQDLEVPVGQGIGGRVLALGRPVRVADYVSSPAITHQFDAQVRGEGLAAMLAVPVVARGETVAIAYAAMREPADFGDDAVRRMEEVARQAGTALQLAKVAETDRTAAVAGERLRMQSALHDSVGALLFSIGVQVRDLHDDVREHPGLEARLRRLEGDVSAAAGALRESLLALSESSPERALPVELAEHCRSFQARCGVPARFVQLAAVPPLDAERTALLVAAVREGLLNVEKHAKASSVIVSLLPSDDGVQVVVADDGTGAAAVPGTGVGLRTLSGRALRLGGRVSLVRDEDDGCTLRAWVPLVRP, via the coding sequence GTGACGGCAAAGGAGCACGTCGCCGAGTACAGCGCGGTGCTGGGCGAGCTGCTGCGCGAGCGCGAAAAGCTGCTCGGCACCCTCGACCGCGTCGCCGCGCTGCACGGGACCGCGCGCCTGGTCCGGGAGACGGTCGGCGCGAAGGCCGGGTTCGTCGCCGAGCTCGACCGGCCCGGGCTCGCCGTGATCCGCTGGATGTCCGGCACCCGGACGGACTCGCTGCAGGACCTCGAAGTGCCCGTCGGCCAGGGCATCGGCGGGCGCGTGCTGGCGCTGGGGCGCCCGGTCCGGGTCGCCGACTACGTCAGCTCGCCCGCGATCACCCACCAGTTCGACGCCCAGGTGCGCGGCGAAGGCCTGGCCGCGATGCTCGCCGTCCCGGTCGTCGCGCGCGGCGAGACCGTCGCCATCGCCTACGCCGCCATGCGCGAGCCCGCCGACTTCGGCGACGACGCCGTCCGGCGGATGGAAGAGGTCGCCCGCCAGGCCGGGACGGCCCTGCAGCTGGCGAAGGTCGCCGAAACCGACCGCACGGCCGCGGTGGCCGGCGAACGCCTGCGGATGCAAAGCGCGCTGCACGACTCGGTCGGCGCGCTGCTGTTCTCCATCGGCGTCCAGGTGCGCGACCTGCACGACGACGTCCGCGAACACCCCGGCCTGGAAGCGCGGCTGCGCCGGCTGGAAGGCGACGTCTCGGCGGCGGCCGGGGCACTGCGGGAGTCGCTGCTGGCGCTTTCGGAGTCGAGCCCGGAGCGAGCGCTGCCGGTCGAGCTGGCCGAGCACTGCCGCTCGTTCCAGGCGCGCTGCGGCGTCCCGGCCCGGTTCGTGCAGCTCGCGGCGGTGCCGCCGCTGGACGCCGAACGGACCGCGCTGCTCGTGGCCGCGGTCCGCGAAGGCCTGCTGAACGTCGAGAAGCACGCCAAGGCGTCGTCGGTGATCGTCAGCCTGCTGCCCAGCGACGACGGCGTCCAGGTGGTCGTCGCGGACGACGGCACCGGCGCGGCGGCCGTCCCCGGCACGGGCGTCGGCCTGCGGACGCTCAGCGGACGCGCCTTGCGGCTGGGCGGCCGGGTCAGCCTGGTCCGCGACGAGGACGACGGCTGCACGCTGCGCGCGTGGGTGCCGCTGGTGCGGCCGTGA
- a CDS encoding cytochrome P450 — protein MTATHTEPLSYPFNEEAGLDLNEAYAAAREAEGMVRVKMTYGEPAWLATRYADARLVLGDRRFSRAMEKGKDAPRRSPVQRDGGILQMDPPDHTRLRTLVAKAFTMRRVELLRPRVVSLATGLIAEMKAAGPPADLVDRYALPIPVAVICELLGVPVGDRPKFRVWSDAALSTSGLTPEEFERNREELRDYMRGLIAEHRARPQDDLMTALIEARDTRDRLTELELVDLCVGILVAGHETTASQIPNFVYALLDQPGQWQRLVDDPDLIPAAVEELLRFVPLGAGAGFARYATEDVEVGGVLVRAGEPVLVAIGAANRDRLQFDDAEGLRFDREDQHHLGFGHGVHHCLGAPLARLELQEALRALVTELPGLHLAGDIVWKTQMLVRGPRSMPIAW, from the coding sequence ATGACCGCCACCCACACCGAGCCGCTCTCGTACCCCTTCAACGAGGAGGCGGGACTCGACCTCAACGAGGCCTACGCGGCCGCCCGCGAAGCCGAGGGCATGGTCCGCGTCAAGATGACCTACGGGGAGCCCGCGTGGCTGGCCACCCGCTACGCCGACGCCCGGCTGGTGCTGGGCGACCGCCGCTTCTCGCGGGCGATGGAGAAGGGGAAGGACGCGCCGCGCCGCTCGCCGGTGCAGCGTGACGGCGGCATCCTGCAGATGGACCCGCCGGACCACACCCGGCTGCGGACGCTGGTGGCGAAGGCGTTCACCATGCGGCGCGTCGAGCTGCTGCGTCCCCGGGTCGTCTCGCTGGCGACCGGGCTGATCGCGGAGATGAAGGCGGCGGGCCCGCCCGCCGACCTCGTCGACCGGTACGCACTGCCGATCCCGGTCGCGGTGATCTGCGAGCTGCTCGGCGTCCCGGTCGGCGACCGGCCGAAGTTCCGCGTCTGGAGCGACGCCGCGCTGTCCACCAGTGGCCTGACGCCCGAGGAGTTCGAGCGCAACCGCGAAGAGCTGCGCGACTACATGCGCGGGCTGATCGCGGAGCACCGGGCGCGGCCCCAGGACGACCTGATGACGGCGCTGATCGAGGCGCGCGACACCCGCGACCGGCTGACCGAGCTGGAGCTGGTCGACCTGTGCGTCGGCATCCTCGTCGCCGGCCACGAGACCACCGCGAGCCAGATCCCCAACTTCGTCTACGCGCTGCTCGACCAGCCCGGGCAGTGGCAGCGGCTGGTCGACGACCCGGACCTGATCCCGGCGGCCGTCGAGGAGCTGCTGCGGTTCGTGCCGCTGGGCGCGGGCGCCGGGTTCGCGCGCTACGCCACCGAAGACGTCGAGGTCGGCGGCGTGCTCGTGCGAGCGGGGGAGCCGGTGCTGGTGGCCATCGGGGCGGCCAACCGCGACCGCCTGCAGTTCGACGACGCGGAGGGCCTGCGGTTCGACCGCGAGGACCAGCACCACCTCGGCTTCGGCCACGGCGTCCACCACTGCCTGGGCGCGCCGCTCGCCCGGCTCGAGCTGCAGGAGGCGCTGCGCGCGTTGGTCACCGAGCTGCCGGGGCTGCACCTGGCCGGCGATATCGTGTGGAAGACGCAGATGCTCGTCCGCGGACCGCGGTCGATGCCGATCGCCTGGTGA
- a CDS encoding FAD-binding and (Fe-S)-binding domain-containing protein: MEILTDAATLALYTTDASNYRHVPRGVVLPETVDDVVAAVAAARERDLPVIARGGGTSVAGNACGPGLVIDTSRHVGGVLSLDPETRLARVLPGTVLDDLQAAAAPHGLRFGPDPSTHSRCTLGGMIGNNACGSHSVAWGRTVDVVRSLDVLLYDGTRLRVGPDEPTEGRIFDELRALVRDNLALLRKELSTWPRRVSGYGLEHLLPENGFDVAKALVGSEGTCVTILEATVSLARLPDRKVLAVLGFPSDIAAADAVPAILPWSPLTVEGVDAELVAMLPGRAGDLPPGGAWLFVELAGDDPVSRARALAASLDLTGFAIVDDPAAQRGLWRIREEGAGLATRLADGSEAWPGWEDAAVPPERLGAYLREFKELMRAHGRRSVVYGHYGEGCLHLRLDFDLLSASGVAGFRRFLEEAADLVAAHGGSLSGEHGDGQARSELLSRMYSPEMMDLFGRFKAIFDPAGRMNPGILVAPRPVDANLRVRPTSAAFEGSVFLGYPEDRGSFGQAMRRCVGVGKCRNTSGGGVMCPSYRATREERHSTRGRAHLLAEMINGEVITDGWRSPEVHDALDLCLSCKGCLSDCPVDVDMATYKAEFLHQHYRRRLRPASHYSMGWLPLWLRLSARMPRLANSVGRSRVAGLVKRLGGIAPERDLPSFAPAPFTKSRADLRRRASGERRVVLWPDSFNNYLTPSVLDAAWEVLTAAGYDVVLPDRGVCCGLTWVSTGQLGVARRVLDRTLSVLAPYLEDGYEVAGLEPSCTALFRGDLPALLPGDPRASLLASRTFTFAELLERAPIPFAALDVDAITQVHCHQHAVLGFGADESALAAAGVRNTTLDSGCCGLAGNFGFERGHYEVSKAVAEDRMLPAIRAASDETVVVSDGFSCRTQIEQESGRRPVHLAELLRRALP, from the coding sequence GTGGAGATCCTCACCGACGCCGCCACGCTCGCGCTGTACACCACCGACGCGTCCAACTACCGCCACGTCCCGCGGGGGGTGGTCCTGCCGGAGACGGTCGACGACGTCGTCGCCGCGGTGGCCGCCGCCCGCGAACGTGACCTGCCGGTGATCGCCCGCGGGGGTGGTACGAGCGTCGCGGGGAACGCGTGCGGCCCGGGCCTGGTCATCGACACCTCGCGCCACGTCGGCGGGGTGCTCTCGCTGGACCCGGAGACCCGGCTCGCGCGGGTGCTGCCCGGCACGGTGCTCGACGACCTGCAGGCGGCCGCCGCGCCGCACGGGCTGCGGTTCGGGCCGGACCCGTCCACGCACAGCCGCTGCACGCTCGGCGGGATGATCGGCAACAACGCGTGCGGCTCGCACTCGGTGGCGTGGGGGCGCACGGTCGACGTCGTCCGCTCGCTCGACGTCCTGCTCTACGACGGCACGCGGCTGCGGGTCGGGCCGGACGAACCCACCGAGGGCCGGATCTTCGACGAGCTGCGGGCGCTGGTGCGGGACAACCTGGCGTTGCTGCGCAAGGAACTTTCGACGTGGCCGCGGCGCGTGTCCGGCTACGGGCTCGAACACCTGTTGCCGGAGAACGGCTTCGACGTCGCGAAGGCGCTAGTCGGTAGCGAAGGCACCTGCGTGACGATCCTGGAGGCGACCGTCTCCCTCGCCCGGCTGCCGGACCGGAAGGTGCTGGCGGTGCTGGGGTTCCCGTCCGACATCGCGGCGGCGGACGCGGTTCCGGCGATCCTGCCGTGGTCGCCGCTGACCGTCGAAGGCGTCGACGCCGAGCTGGTCGCGATGCTGCCGGGCCGGGCCGGCGACCTGCCGCCGGGCGGCGCGTGGCTGTTCGTCGAGCTGGCGGGCGACGACCCGGTTTCGCGGGCCCGCGCGTTGGCGGCGTCGCTCGACCTCACCGGGTTCGCGATCGTGGACGACCCGGCCGCGCAACGCGGGCTCTGGCGCATCCGCGAGGAGGGCGCGGGGCTCGCGACGCGGCTCGCGGACGGCTCGGAGGCCTGGCCGGGCTGGGAGGACGCGGCCGTCCCGCCCGAGCGGCTCGGCGCGTACCTGCGCGAGTTCAAGGAGCTGATGCGGGCGCACGGGCGGCGCAGCGTCGTCTACGGGCACTACGGCGAGGGCTGCCTGCACCTGCGGCTGGACTTCGACCTGCTGTCGGCTTCCGGCGTCGCGGGCTTCCGGCGGTTCCTGGAGGAGGCCGCGGACCTCGTGGCCGCGCACGGCGGTTCGCTGTCCGGCGAGCACGGTGACGGCCAGGCGCGGTCCGAGCTGCTGTCCCGGATGTACAGCCCGGAGATGATGGACCTCTTCGGGCGCTTCAAGGCGATCTTCGACCCGGCCGGGCGGATGAACCCCGGCATCCTGGTGGCGCCGCGGCCGGTCGACGCGAACCTGCGCGTGCGGCCCACGTCAGCCGCCTTCGAGGGCAGTGTGTTCCTCGGCTACCCGGAAGACCGGGGGAGTTTCGGGCAGGCGATGCGGCGCTGCGTCGGCGTGGGCAAGTGCCGCAACACCAGCGGCGGCGGCGTGATGTGCCCGAGCTACCGGGCCACCCGCGAGGAGCGGCACTCGACGCGCGGGCGGGCGCACCTGCTCGCCGAGATGATCAACGGCGAGGTGATCACGGACGGCTGGCGATCGCCGGAGGTCCACGATGCTCTCGACTTGTGCCTGTCCTGCAAGGGATGCCTGTCGGACTGCCCGGTGGACGTCGACATGGCGACGTACAAGGCGGAGTTCCTCCACCAGCACTACCGGCGGCGGCTGCGGCCGGCGTCGCACTATTCGATGGGCTGGCTGCCGCTGTGGCTGCGGCTCAGTGCCCGGATGCCTCGTCTCGCCAACTCCGTGGGACGCTCCCGGGTGGCGGGTCTGGTGAAACGGCTCGGCGGGATCGCACCGGAACGAGATCTGCCGTCGTTCGCTCCCGCGCCGTTCACGAAGTCGCGGGCGGACCTGCGGCGGCGGGCGTCGGGGGAGCGCCGGGTCGTCCTGTGGCCGGATTCGTTCAACAACTACCTGACGCCCTCGGTGCTCGACGCGGCTTGGGAGGTCCTGACCGCGGCGGGCTACGATGTCGTCCTGCCGGACCGTGGAGTCTGTTGTGGACTGACGTGGGTCTCGACGGGCCAGCTCGGCGTCGCGCGCCGCGTCCTGGACCGGACGCTTTCGGTGCTCGCGCCGTACCTCGAAGACGGCTACGAGGTGGCCGGGCTGGAACCGAGCTGCACGGCCCTGTTCCGCGGCGACCTGCCGGCGCTGCTGCCGGGCGACCCGCGGGCGTCGCTGCTGGCGTCCCGGACGTTCACGTTCGCGGAACTGCTGGAGCGGGCCCCGATCCCGTTCGCGGCGCTGGACGTCGACGCGATCACGCAGGTGCACTGCCACCAGCACGCGGTACTCGGCTTCGGCGCCGACGAGTCGGCGCTCGCCGCGGCCGGGGTCCGCAACACGACGCTCGACTCGGGCTGCTGCGGCCTCGCGGGCAACTTCGGCTTCGAGCGCGGGCACTACGAGGTGTCGAAGGCGGTCGCGGAGGACCGGATGCTGCCGGCGATCCGCGCGGCTTCGGACGAGACGGTGGTGGTGTCGGACGGGTTCAGCTGCCGCACGCAGATCGAGCAGGAGTCCGGCCGCCGCCCGGTGCACCTGGCGGAACTACTGCGTCGCGCGTTGCCCTGA
- a CDS encoding phosphotransferase family protein, whose amino-acid sequence MATFPSATTEAEFRTLTRAALLPAVTTLLGRSDVVPFAEGSLPVYAVGDDLVLKLYPPVYLAESTTERTVLEALRGTLPTPAVKDAGERDGWGWLLMERLPGRTLAEAWPALSTEDRQRLVRELGELLATLHAVDDSRLAALAPADWAEFVAAQREKVVEHHRKTGLDETWIEQVPAFLDAVDFGTPSVVPLHTEFMREHVMVTEGRITGLFDFEPAMRGAAEYDFVAVGLFVSKGDGDLLRHFLDGYGQPIDPRRCLAYALLHVYSNFTWYFEELPAPPEPTLDALAAAWWGSGQRATQ is encoded by the coding sequence ATGGCGACCTTCCCGTCCGCGACGACCGAGGCGGAGTTTCGCACGCTCACCCGCGCGGCGCTGCTCCCCGCGGTCACGACGCTGCTGGGGCGGTCGGACGTCGTCCCGTTCGCCGAGGGTTCGCTGCCGGTGTACGCCGTCGGCGACGACCTCGTGCTCAAGCTGTACCCGCCGGTGTACCTCGCCGAGAGCACTACTGAGCGCACCGTCCTCGAAGCACTGCGTGGCACCCTGCCGACGCCGGCGGTGAAGGACGCGGGCGAGCGCGACGGCTGGGGCTGGCTGCTCATGGAACGCCTGCCCGGGCGGACACTCGCCGAGGCGTGGCCGGCACTGTCCACGGAGGACAGGCAGCGGCTGGTGCGCGAGCTGGGCGAGCTGCTGGCCACTCTGCACGCGGTCGACGACTCGAGGCTGGCCGCCCTGGCGCCCGCGGACTGGGCGGAGTTCGTGGCGGCACAACGCGAGAAGGTCGTCGAGCACCACCGGAAGACCGGATTGGACGAGACGTGGATCGAGCAGGTCCCGGCGTTCCTCGACGCCGTCGACTTCGGGACACCTTCGGTCGTGCCGCTGCACACGGAGTTCATGCGCGAGCACGTCATGGTCACCGAAGGCCGCATCACGGGCTTGTTCGACTTCGAGCCCGCGATGCGCGGCGCGGCGGAATACGACTTCGTCGCGGTGGGCCTGTTCGTGTCGAAAGGCGACGGCGACCTGCTGCGCCACTTCCTCGACGGTTACGGGCAGCCGATCGACCCGCGCCGGTGCCTGGCGTACGCGTTGCTGCACGTCTACAGCAACTTCACCTGGTACTTCGAGGAACTGCCGGCGCCGCCGGAGCCGACCCTCGACGCGCTCGCGGCCGCCTGGTGGGGCTCAGGGCAACGCGCGACGCAGTAG
- a CDS encoding TetR/AcrR family transcriptional regulator yields MTEQAGRRRDSAATQRALLDAAAKLFAERGFDRTTVREIAGEAGVNQALLFRYFGSKEALFEAVVARNGREQLATTPPERLFSASLRSMLAPEGPRNRTLETYLRSSGSDGVAAAIRQEIGEEYAQVLATLTDEPDAGLRADLALAWLMGIALVREVSRKEPLASADPDDICRLVLTATKTLLERTE; encoded by the coding sequence GTGACGGAACAGGCCGGCCGGCGCCGGGACTCGGCCGCGACGCAGCGCGCGTTGCTGGACGCCGCCGCCAAGCTGTTCGCCGAGCGTGGCTTCGACCGGACCACCGTGCGCGAGATCGCCGGCGAGGCCGGGGTCAACCAGGCGCTGCTGTTCCGCTACTTCGGCAGCAAGGAAGCGCTTTTCGAGGCGGTGGTGGCCCGCAACGGCCGTGAGCAGCTGGCCACCACCCCGCCCGAACGGCTCTTCAGCGCCTCTCTGCGCAGCATGCTGGCGCCCGAGGGCCCGCGGAACCGGACGCTGGAGACGTACCTGCGCTCGTCGGGCAGCGACGGCGTCGCGGCCGCGATCCGGCAGGAAATCGGCGAGGAGTACGCGCAGGTGCTCGCCACGCTGACCGACGAGCCGGACGCCGGACTGCGCGCCGATCTGGCACTCGCCTGGCTCATGGGCATCGCGCTGGTCCGCGAGGTCTCCCGCAAGGAACCGCTGGCCAGCGCCGATCCCGACGACATCTGCCGGCTCGTCCTCACCGCGACGAAGACACTTCTGGAGCGCACGGAATAA